The Synchiropus splendidus isolate RoL2022-P1 chromosome 8, RoL_Sspl_1.0, whole genome shotgun sequence genome has a window encoding:
- the ppm1na gene encoding protein phosphatase, Mg2+/Mn2+ dependent, 1Na (putative): MRTARRASNVEVPSFLRHLVKETEKMVTFFFKGGSREKDPEEEEYLDEDDTMPSPYLERPILEKHVSEGGSQSGMNYAVASMQGWRAQMEDAHTCLPHLKGELTEWAYYAVFDGHAGTTVAQYCSRNLLDHILATGAVSCREDPEQVKEGIREGFLDIDRHMHKLARQDNWDRSGSTAAAVMISPRHVYFINCGDSRTVLCHDSQVVFYTEDHKPFNPREKERIQNAGGSVTLQRVNGSLAVSRALGDFDFKEVDWRPQTEQLVSPEPEVYEIERTPEDEFLILACDGVWDAMGNEELCAFVRNRLQVCDDLREICTQVIDLCLYKGSLDNMSIIIVCFPGAPQVSQEALQQEAELERLIDLKVEEIINMMKSKDEEPDLLYVIKFLAAEEMPGLPPGGGITSKRDCIISAYQKHVMAHKNQEPMDIGGSEEDSS; encoded by the exons ATGAGGACAGCCAGGAGAGCCAGCAATGTGGAGGTCCCCTCCTTTCTCCGCCACTTGGTCAAGGAAACCGAGAAAATGGTCACCTTCTTCTTCAAAGGGGGCTCCCGGGAAAAGGACCCCGAAGAAGAGGAATACCTGGATGAAGATGACACGATGCCGAGCCCGTATCTAGAGCGGCCCATTCTGGAGAAGCACGTGTCGGAGGGAGGCTCTCAGTCTGGGATGAACTACGCCGTGGCCAGCATGCAGGGGTGGAGGGCTCAGATGGAGGACGCCCACACATGCCTGCCTCACCTGAAGGGCGAGCTGACCGAGTGGGCGTACTACGCCGTGTTTGACGGACATGCAGGTACTACGGTGGCGCAGTACTGCTCCAGGAACTTGCTGGATCACATCCTGGCGACAG GTGCAGTTAGCTGCAGAGAAGATCCAGAGCAGGTGAAGGAGGGGATCCGCGAGGGCTTCCTGGACATCGACAGGCACATGCACAAACTGGCACGCCAGGACAACTGGGACCGGAGCGGCTCCACGGCTGCGGCGGTCATGATCTCTCCGCGCCACGTCTACTTCATAAACTGCGGCGACTCTCGCACCGTGCTCTGCCACGACAGCCAGGTGGTCTTCTACACCGAAGACCACAAGCCGTTTAACCCGCGGGAGAAAGAGCGGATCCAGAACGCCGGCGGCTCCGTCACCCTGCAGAGAGTGAACGGATCGCTGGCCGTCTCCAGGGCACTGGGGGACTTCGACTTCAAGGAAGTGGACTGGAGGCCGCAGACGGAGCAGCTGGTGTCGCCTGAGCCGGAAGTGTATGAGATAGAGAGGACGCCTGAGGATGAGTTCCTGATTCTGGCGTGTGATGGTGTTTGGGATGCCATGGGCAACGAGGAACTGTGCGCTTTTGTGCGCAACCGTCTGCAAGTGTGCGATGACCTGAGAGAGATTTGCACTCAGGTCATTGACCTTTGTCTGTACAAG GGCAGCTTGGATAACATGAGCATCATCATCGTGTGCTTCCCAGGAGCCCCCCAGGTGTCACAGGAGGcgctgcagcaggaggcagaACTAGAGCGACTCATTGACCTGAAGGTGGAAG AGATTATCAACATGATGAAGTCCAAAGACGAGGAACCGGATCTCCTGTATGTGATCAAATTTCTGGCTGCAGAGGAAATGCCAGGGCTGCCACCAGGGGGCGGAATCACCAGCAA ACGTGACTGCATCATCTCAGCGTATCAGAAGCACGTCATGGCCCACAAGAACCAGGAGCCGATG GACATCGGTGGATCAGAGGAAGACTCCAGCTGA
- the si:dkey-202g17.3 gene encoding 4F2 cell-surface antigen heavy chain, with protein sequence MPLNAGDSGYGAVSVPATSASADVTEAAPLLVPQPGPEEEAWRPMTKEELERKAGGPRWAQVRFYLVLLFWVTWLVMFIASIVIVILSPRPVVTPLKWWQKSLFYQLQPEMYMDAQSGRSEGINALCVQLPHLKSLGIGALILEGLFHQNKSSTNLTGEGMETWPQIRHLLGESNKAGLRVVLDFCHVEFLESVEDASERSDRVQNTLRFWLRQGVAGFAICDTDATFSEKTLLMWRDVLREFNHEEERIIVLKQTTDVLPSFNVSGQNNVTLVDIVMRSLLPSSPKLLSGNEVAAAIGSHLQKAEDGWPSWTVGGHTSNDLNKLLLVLTMTLPGSPAVQYDEETERRQNYSINVGSSPKESNGTMSNTDQNKDLSSVLFTSLSHTRAREEALQYGTFTFLPFSSGNSSLSSPPILAFLRSWGCVHFLVLLNVGPHSSPLDPVLASSLPEGGVFMASTGMDRRGSTSLNTLKLRPHEAVVIKLFESAR encoded by the exons ATGCCGCTGAACGCCGGAGACTCCGGGTACGGCGCCGTCAGCGTCCCCGCCACGTCCGCCAGCGCTGACGTCACAGAAGCCGCCCCGCTGCTCGTGCCCCAACCGGGACCGGAGGAGGAAGCGTGGCGGCCCATGAccaaggaggagctggagcggaAGGCAGGGGGACCCCGCTGGGCTCAGGTGCGCTTCTACCTGGTGCTGCTCTTCTGGGTCACGTGGCTGGTGATGTTCATCGCCTCCATCGTCATCGTGATCCTGAGCCCCAGGCCGGTCGTCACCCCGCTCAAGTGGTGGCAGAAGTCGCTGTTCTACCAGCTGCAGCCGGAGATGTACATGGATGCGCAGAGCGGACGCTCGGAGGGCATCAACG CTCTGTGTGTGCAGCTCCCTCACCTCAAGTCGCTGGGTATCGGCGCCCTGATCCTGGAGGGTCTTTTCCACCAAAACAAATCCTCCACCAATCTGACCGGGGAAGGCATGGAGACGTGGCCGCAGATCCGACATTTGCTCGGAGAGAGCAATAAAGCAG GTCTCAGAGTTGTGCTGGACTTTTGCCATGTGGAGTTTTTAGAGAGTGTTGAAGACGCAAGCGAGCGATCCGACAGGGTCCAG AACACACTGCGCTTCTGGCTGCGGCAGGGCGTGGCAGGCTTCGCTATCTGTGACACGGATGCAACATTTTCTGAAAAG ACTCTGTTGATGTGGAGAGATGTTTTACGAGAGTTTAATCACGAGGAGGAGAG GATCATTGTTCTGAAACAGACGACCGACGTTCTGCCTTCTTTCAACGTGTCGGGCCAGAACAATGTGACTCTGGTGGACATAGTCATGAGGTCCCTGCTTCCCTCTTCACCGAAGCTTCTGTCCGGAAATGAAGTGGCTGCTGCCATCGGGAGCCACCTGCAGAAAGCAGAGGACGGTTGGCCCAGCTGGACG GTCGGAGGTCACACGTCTAATGACTTAAACAAATTATTGTTGGTGTTGACGATGACTCTGCCGGGGTCTCCGGCTGTCCAGTATGATGAAGAGACGGAGCGAAGACAG AATTACTCGATAAATGTTGGATCGTCACCTAAAGAATCAAACGGAACTATGTCAAACACA GACCAAAACAAGGATTTATCCTCCGTCCTCTTCACGTCGCTCAGTCACACGAGAGCCCGGGAAGAGGCTCTGCAGTACGGCACCTTTACCTTTCTCCCCTTCAGCTCCGGCAActcttccctctcctctcctccaatCCTGGCTTTCCTACGCTCCTGGGGTTGTGTCCACTTCCTGGTTCTGCTCAATGTCGGGCCCCACTCGAGCCCCTTGGACCCAGTGTTGGCCTCCAGTCTGCCAGAAGGGGGAGTGTTCATGGCCAGCACAGGAATGGACAGACGTGGCTCCACGTCTCTGAACACACTGAAACTGAGGCCCCATGAAGCCGTGGTTATTAAACTGTTTGAGAGTGCAAGGTAA
- the ptgir gene encoding prostacyclin receptor isoform X1 translates to MTSDDLCHNVTCTNNMTVKDDGKPSVSIIMFLAGVVGNLLALFILGVHQKEHRSRSSVFCILVTGLALTDLLGTCLLSPPVFICYARNISLIGLGDVSLCNLFGFAMSFFGLAPTLILCAMAVERCLAISHPYFYSQHIRPSFAKLALFFIYLFSLGFCLLPYSGFGKFRQYCPGTWCFIDMDADQEADPGLVLAFSLSYSTLMALLIFAVFVCNGSVIISLCQMHRSQLIRRGSMGPAGRRRKMSLAWFGHGEEEMDHLVLLALITLIFVVCSLPLTIAGFMSAIHPFCGDRTNLVAFRFYAFNPIMDPWVFIIFRKSVFRHLCSILSCRISKRAVKSATHCALSLPMDNHIPRHPCDTTPS, encoded by the exons ATGACGTCCGACGACCTGTGCCACAACGTCACCTGCACCAACAACATGACGGTGAAGGATGATGGGAAGCCCTCGGTCAGCATCATCATGTTCCTGGCCGGCGTGGTGGGGAACCTTCTGGCCCTCTTCATCCTGGGCGTTCACCAGAAGGAGCACCGCTCCCGCTCCTCCGTCTTCTGCATCCTGGTGACTGGTCTGGCTCTGACGGACCTGCTGGGCACCTGTCTGCTCAGCCCTCCCGTCTTCATCTGCTACGCCCGGAACATCTCCCTCATCGGGCTGGGCGACGTCAGCCTCTGCAACCTGTTTGGCTTCGCCATGAGCTTCTTCGGCCTGGCCCCGACTCTCATCCTGTGTGCCATGGCTGTGGAGCGCTGCCTGGCCATCAGCCACCCGTACTTCTACTCCCAGCACATCCGGCCCAGCTTCGCCAAGCTGGCGCTCTTCTTCATCTACCTGTTTTCCCTGGGATTCTGCCTGCTGCCGTACAGCGGCTTTGGCAAGTTCAGGCAGTACTGTCCTGGCACCTGGTGCTTCATCGACATGGACGCCGACCAGGAGGCCGACCCCGGCCTGGTGCTGGCTTTCTCGCTGTCTTACTCCACTCTGATGGCGCTGCTGATATTTGCCGTGTTTGTGTGCAACGGCTCCGTCATCATCAGCCTCTGCCAAATGCACCGCAGCCAGCTGATTCGACGTGGCTCCATGGGGCCCGCAGGACGGAGAAGGAAGATGAGCCTGGCCTGGTTCGGTCacggagaggaggagatggaccacctggttctgctggcgCTCATCACTCTTATCTTCGTGGTCTGCTCCCTGCCGCTCACG ATTGCAGGCTTCATGAGCGCCATTCACCCGTTCTGCGGAGATCGCACCAACCTGGTGGCCTTCCGCTTCTACGCCTTCAACCCCATCATGGATCCCTGGGTCTTCATCATCTTCCGCAAGTCTGTGTTTCgccacctctgctccatcctcAGCTGTCGCATCAGCAAAAGAGCGGTGAAGAGCGCCACTCACTGCGCTCTTTCTTTACCCATGGATAACCATATTCCACGCCACCCCTGCGACACAACGCCATCCTAG
- the ptgir gene encoding prostacyclin receptor isoform X2, with protein sequence MTSDDLCHNVTCTNNMTVKDDGKPSVSIIMFLAGVVGNLLALFILGVHQKEHRSRSSVFCILVTGLALTDLLGTCLLSPPVFICYARNISLIGLGDVSLCNLFGFAMSFFGLAPTLILCAMAVERCLAISHPYFYSQHIRPSFAKLALFFIYLFSLGFCLLPYSGFGKFRQYCPGTWCFIDMDADQEADPGLVLAFSLSYSTLMALLIFAVFVCNGSVIISLCQMHRSQLIRRGSMGPAGRRRKMSLAWFGHGEEEMDHLVLLALITLIFVVCSLPLTNHCGTVV encoded by the exons ATGACGTCCGACGACCTGTGCCACAACGTCACCTGCACCAACAACATGACGGTGAAGGATGATGGGAAGCCCTCGGTCAGCATCATCATGTTCCTGGCCGGCGTGGTGGGGAACCTTCTGGCCCTCTTCATCCTGGGCGTTCACCAGAAGGAGCACCGCTCCCGCTCCTCCGTCTTCTGCATCCTGGTGACTGGTCTGGCTCTGACGGACCTGCTGGGCACCTGTCTGCTCAGCCCTCCCGTCTTCATCTGCTACGCCCGGAACATCTCCCTCATCGGGCTGGGCGACGTCAGCCTCTGCAACCTGTTTGGCTTCGCCATGAGCTTCTTCGGCCTGGCCCCGACTCTCATCCTGTGTGCCATGGCTGTGGAGCGCTGCCTGGCCATCAGCCACCCGTACTTCTACTCCCAGCACATCCGGCCCAGCTTCGCCAAGCTGGCGCTCTTCTTCATCTACCTGTTTTCCCTGGGATTCTGCCTGCTGCCGTACAGCGGCTTTGGCAAGTTCAGGCAGTACTGTCCTGGCACCTGGTGCTTCATCGACATGGACGCCGACCAGGAGGCCGACCCCGGCCTGGTGCTGGCTTTCTCGCTGTCTTACTCCACTCTGATGGCGCTGCTGATATTTGCCGTGTTTGTGTGCAACGGCTCCGTCATCATCAGCCTCTGCCAAATGCACCGCAGCCAGCTGATTCGACGTGGCTCCATGGGGCCCGCAGGACGGAGAAGGAAGATGAGCCTGGCCTGGTTCGGTCacggagaggaggagatggaccacctggttctgctggcgCTCATCACTCTTATCTTCGTGGTCTGCTCCCTGCCGCTCACG aaccACTGTGGGACTGTCGTGTGA